ACGCAGGTTTCTTTTGCAGAGCAGATCGGTGATGTAAAGGTAGTGGTAAAGGGAGCTTACGATCTGTTAAGCAAGGTGAAAAATGCCGAAGAAGAGGGTGAGGGACATTAAAATCGAGCAAGATTGTAGTATAAGAATCAGGTTGAGTTTCCAAACTCAACAATATTTCATCTCTCCGTAGCGTCGCTGCTTAACTCTACGGAGAGATGGATTCACGAGATTTTTAAGGTAATTGCGTAATAATCTTATTGTTCTGACGAGGCCAAAAATCATATCTTGAAAACTAAACGTGAGAGATTGTTGTTGCATATCATAAAGAAAATCAATCCATTAACTGAAAAAAATGTGAGATCACGTATATTGCTTAATGATTTTGCTGGATAAGGTACATAACCATAAGACGAATATGAATACCAGAAGAGACTTTCTACAAAAAATGGGTGCATCAGTATTGATGCTGCAATTGGGTTCACTATCGGCATTTGCGAACGCTCCCGACGAGGTTGAACAACCTTACGAAGGCAGGGTACTTAATGTAGCCATAATGGGTTTGGGTGGATACGGCACCCGGGTAGCGGAGGCGATGAAGGCCTGTACCAAGGCGAAACTGGTAGGCGTAATCAGTGGTACGCCTTCAAAAATTAAAGAATGGCAAACAAAGTACAACATTCCGGAAAAGAATTGTTATCACTACGACAACTTCGATGAGGTGAAAAATAATCCGGATATAGATGCGATTTACGTGGTTACGCCAAATGCACTGCACCATAATCAGGTTATCCGTGTAGCAAAAGCCGGAAAGCACGCCATATGTGAGAAACCGATGGCATTGAATGCCAAAGAGGCCCAGGAGATGGTTGATGCTTGTAAAAAAGCGAATGTAAAGTTACTGGTTGGCTATAGGATGCATTTTGAACCCCGTACGCTCGAGGTGATCCGGATGAGAAATGCGGGCGAATTCGGTAAGATTATGTTTTTCCAGGGACAATGTGGTTTTAAAATAGGTGATCCTAAGCAGTGGCGATTAAACAAAGCGCTTGCAGGCGGCGGATCAATGATGGATATTGGAATCTATGCGATTAATGGGGCAAGATATATGGTAGGCGAAGAGCCGGTTTGGGTGACAGCTCAGGAAACCAAGACTGATCCTGTAAAGTTTAAAGAAGGTGTCGATGAAACCATACAATTTCAATTGGGTTTCCCGAGCGGTGCAGTTGCTTCCTGCTTATCAAGTTATAACATCAATTACCTGGATAGATTTTTTATGAGTGGCGACAAGGGCTTTGCAGAAATGCAACCTTCTACCGGTTATGGCCCGATCAAAGGGAGAACACATAAAGGTGAACTCACGCAGCCCATAACTACGCATCAAACTGTACAAATGGATGAATTCGCAGCTATTATTTTTGAAGATAAGAAACCAATTGTTCCTGTAAACGGCGAGGAAGGTTTGAAAGATCTTAAAATTATAGATGCCATTTATGAGGCTGTAAAAACAGGGAAAAAGATCAAATTAATGGCTTAGCCAAATGGTTTTAAAGCGGGTTTAACTAAGTCCGGGCGAAATAGCTTCAAAACCTGTTTTAGTGCAGCCACATTGCAAGGGCCTTAGCAGAAAAGCAAGCTTGTAAAAAAGAAAGGCCATTTGAAGAGTCGCCATATACAAACTTCAGGCAAATAATTATTAGCGTTCATGAAACAATCAACAGGTATTCTGGTTGCTAACAATTAACTTTGTAAGCATGACTATATTGTTCCTACCATGAAGTGGATTACCAGGGAAAGACCAAAAATTGACCGGATAGCCTGTCCGTGGCTGATCAAGAGATTTATAGATCCTGGAGCAGAGATCATCTACGTGCCCTTTGAACGGGTTTTAATTTTGGCTGATGAACTTGATGCTATTCCTTTCGACCTTCCCGGGGTAGAATACAGCCATTATGAAGATCGCTGTACATTTGATTATTTTTTAAAAAAGCACCAGATCAGGGATGAAGCGCTCGACCGTATGGCAGCAATTATTCGTGGTGCCGATACGGATAGGCTTGACTTTGCGCCTCAGGCAGCCGGACTTTCTGCTATCTTTCTGGGGCTTTCCAGAAATATAACCAATGACCAGGAACTACTCGAACTTGGTATGAAGGTTTATGATGGATTATATACCTGGGCCAGGCACCTGCATGATCAGCGGCATACGCAATCACCTGTTGAGCAGCTATTGCTCGAAGTGTACAATAAGTATTTAAAATCCAGTGAAAAAAAGGCTCCAGAATGGACCAGGGAATTGCGGGAGATGATTCAGGATCAGCTGGACACTAATATGAGCATGAGCCTGCAGCAAGCCTCTGATTCGCTTGAGATCAGCCCTGCATACCTTTCACGTGAGTTCTCAAGATATTTTGATAACCTTTCTTTTGGCGATTACATCCGTAAGATGCGCATCGATAAGGCAATTAGCCTGATGGAAACGGTATCTTATTCATTAACGGAGATTGCATACCTCACAGGTTTTTCAGATCAGAGCCATTTCAACCGGATTTTCAAGAAACAGACCGGTGAAAATCCCTCTGCATTCAGAAAAAAATTGCTCAAAGGTAAAAAGGATACAAAATAGTTAATTCCGTTCAATTTTTGCGTATTTCCATTGGCTAATATTGTGGTTTAAAAAATCACTTAAAAGCAATGACGCATCAAAAGAAGGCTGATCAAAACATCGCCTACTCGCTTAAACAAATAGTATTCTACTTTCTAAAACTCGGTACCTGGGGCTTTGGCGGGCCGGTGGCTTTGGTAGGCTACATGCAACGCGACCTTGTTGAGGATAAAAAGTGGATCAGCGAAGAGGAATACAAAGAGGGACTGGCACTGGCTCAACTTGCGCCAGGCCCACTGGCCGCGCAACTGGGTATTTATATCGGTTTTGTACACTATGGTTTTCTGGGCGCAACGCTAAGCGGACTTGCCTTTGTGCTCCCTTCTTTTATTATGGTGGTTATCCTCGGAATGGTATACCAACTCTATGGTGGACTGGCCTGGATGCAGGCCGTTTTCTATGGGGTTGGAGCCGCAGTAATTGGAATTATCGCAGTAAGCGCCTATAAACTTACCATTAAATCCATTAGTAAACTGGAGCTTTCAGCAATCCGTTCGAACTGGCTCCTATGGATATTTTATGTGTTGGGAATAGGGATTACCGTAATTACCGAAAGAGAAGAGATATTACTCTTTTTAGCTTGCGGACTGTTTTATATGGTGATAAAGGCACCTCCTAGATGGTTAAAGAAATCTTCATCACTTCCTGCTGGTATTTTTATAAGTACAGGATTTTGGAATTATGACAGTAAGACATTACAAGAGATCGGTTGGTTTTTTGCCAAGGCGGGTGCGTTTGTTTTTGGGAGTGGCCTTGCTATTGTACCATTTCTACACGGTGGGGTGGTAAAGGAGTTTGGCTGGCTCACAGAACATCAGTTTGTAGATTCGGTAGCAGTAGCCATGATTACTCCGGGGCCGGTTGTAATTACTGTTGGCTTTATTGGCTATCTGGTTGCAGGCTTTCCTGGTGCATGTGTAGCCGCACTGGCCACATTTCTGCCCTGCTACCTTTTTACTGTAGCCCTTGCGCCATCATTTAAAAAGATTGCCAGGAATGTGAGTATAAAAGCTTTTGTACAGGGTATAACAGCAGCAGTGATTGGGGCACTGGTAGGGTCGGTAATCGTTATCGGCTTGCGGTCCATTACTGATATCGCAACAGCCGCTATTGCCATTGGGGCTGTACTCGCACTAATTTATATTAAAAAAATCCAGGAACCCTATATTGTAGCTGCGGCTGCGATAATCGGTTTGCTTATTAAATTTATCTAAACAAGTTATCATGTTAAAAACGAATACCAATTTAATCATCCGCATGCTTCTGTTAACAGTTTGTGTTACTGCATCATCAATGTTTTCTGCAAATGCGCAACAATCTTCTCCATACCCAAAGGTAACAGGCTACGTGGCTATACTCAACCCGATAGGCAGCTGGAGCAAACAAGGTTTTGCCGATAATTTTTCAAAAGTATATACCATAGGTTTTCCCTTTGGCATAAACATCTTAAAAAGCGAACATTTTGGCGTTAGCTTTGAATTGGTACCTTCCATCCGAATAGAGAATGGCATTTCAAAAGTAAATTCAGTGCTTTTTCACCCCGGTGCAATGTTTCGCTTTAGTCACGGTTTCACATTTATTGCTAGGGCAGCTTTCGAGACCAGCGGCAGGTTTGGTTTTACACCAGTTGTTAATCAGATTTTATTGAAGGGAAAGAATATTAACTTATATGCAGCCGTTCCGGTTCCGTTCCGGTTCGGCAACGGCCAACCGGCATCGTTAGGCGCAGGGCTGCAAGTAGGCGTTGGATTTTAATATCTAAGATTCACTGGTACTGGGTTAAACCAGTGCCAGTGTCTGGCCATTGCTTTAGGCTGTTAACAACACACCCGATCATTTTGAACAGGATTACCAAATAATTGAA
The nucleotide sequence above comes from Pedobacter riviphilus. Encoded proteins:
- a CDS encoding Gfo/Idh/MocA family protein gives rise to the protein MNTRRDFLQKMGASVLMLQLGSLSAFANAPDEVEQPYEGRVLNVAIMGLGGYGTRVAEAMKACTKAKLVGVISGTPSKIKEWQTKYNIPEKNCYHYDNFDEVKNNPDIDAIYVVTPNALHHNQVIRVAKAGKHAICEKPMALNAKEAQEMVDACKKANVKLLVGYRMHFEPRTLEVIRMRNAGEFGKIMFFQGQCGFKIGDPKQWRLNKALAGGGSMMDIGIYAINGARYMVGEEPVWVTAQETKTDPVKFKEGVDETIQFQLGFPSGAVASCLSSYNINYLDRFFMSGDKGFAEMQPSTGYGPIKGRTHKGELTQPITTHQTVQMDEFAAIIFEDKKPIVPVNGEEGLKDLKIIDAIYEAVKTGKKIKLMA
- a CDS encoding chromate resistance protein ChrB domain-containing protein; this translates as MKWITRERPKIDRIACPWLIKRFIDPGAEIIYVPFERVLILADELDAIPFDLPGVEYSHYEDRCTFDYFLKKHQIRDEALDRMAAIIRGADTDRLDFAPQAAGLSAIFLGLSRNITNDQELLELGMKVYDGLYTWARHLHDQRHTQSPVEQLLLEVYNKYLKSSEKKAPEWTRELREMIQDQLDTNMSMSLQQASDSLEISPAYLSREFSRYFDNLSFGDYIRKMRIDKAISLMETVSYSLTEIAYLTGFSDQSHFNRIFKKQTGENPSAFRKKLLKGKKDTK
- a CDS encoding chromate transporter; this encodes MTHQKKADQNIAYSLKQIVFYFLKLGTWGFGGPVALVGYMQRDLVEDKKWISEEEYKEGLALAQLAPGPLAAQLGIYIGFVHYGFLGATLSGLAFVLPSFIMVVILGMVYQLYGGLAWMQAVFYGVGAAVIGIIAVSAYKLTIKSISKLELSAIRSNWLLWIFYVLGIGITVITEREEILLFLACGLFYMVIKAPPRWLKKSSSLPAGIFISTGFWNYDSKTLQEIGWFFAKAGAFVFGSGLAIVPFLHGGVVKEFGWLTEHQFVDSVAVAMITPGPVVITVGFIGYLVAGFPGACVAALATFLPCYLFTVALAPSFKKIARNVSIKAFVQGITAAVIGALVGSVIVIGLRSITDIATAAIAIGAVLALIYIKKIQEPYIVAAAAIIGLLIKFI